One region of Rubinisphaera margarita genomic DNA includes:
- a CDS encoding polyprenyl synthetase family protein: MHLFPDPVSELLEQIERALDQSTQLPADCPDRLRESMRYSLLAGGKRLRPVLTLLACRTCGTDPLQAMPAAIALEMVHTYSLIHDDLPAMDDDALRRGRPTNHVQFGEATAILAGDGLLTHAFYTITSGLGDSRHAAACCRELAEAAGATGMVGGQQADLEAETAAPGALGFADLLEIHRRKTGCLIRCALRMGAIVADASERQFAALTKYGEAIGLAFQIADDVLDRTGTQEKMGKQVAKDDSHSKLTFPALLGLDESRARAEQLVADAIAALDIFENETTALRSLARYSIVRDH; encoded by the coding sequence CCCGATCCCGTTTCCGAATTGCTCGAACAGATCGAGCGGGCTCTCGATCAGTCCACCCAACTCCCGGCCGACTGCCCGGATCGTCTGCGTGAATCGATGCGGTACAGTCTGCTCGCGGGCGGTAAGCGGCTTCGCCCTGTGCTGACATTACTCGCCTGTCGCACCTGTGGAACCGATCCGTTACAGGCCATGCCGGCCGCCATCGCCCTGGAAATGGTTCACACCTATTCGCTGATTCACGATGACCTGCCGGCCATGGACGACGACGCTCTCCGCCGCGGACGTCCGACGAATCATGTCCAGTTTGGAGAAGCGACCGCGATTCTCGCCGGAGATGGACTGCTGACGCACGCGTTCTACACCATCACTTCAGGGCTCGGCGATTCGCGACACGCGGCAGCCTGTTGCCGTGAATTGGCCGAAGCCGCTGGAGCCACAGGAATGGTCGGCGGACAGCAGGCGGATCTGGAAGCTGAAACGGCTGCTCCCGGAGCACTCGGATTCGCGGACCTGCTGGAGATTCATCGGCGAAAAACCGGGTGTCTGATCCGTTGTGCACTTCGGATGGGAGCAATCGTCGCGGATGCGTCAGAACGGCAATTTGCGGCCTTGACGAAATACGGGGAGGCAATCGGCCTGGCCTTTCAGATTGCCGATGATGTGCTCGATCGCACTGGAACACAGGAAAAAATGGGGAAACAGGTCGCTAAAGACGATTCCCACTCGAAACTCACCTTTCCCGCGTTGCTCGGGCTGGACGAAAGTCGGGCGCGAGCTGAACAACTGGTTGCTGATGCGATTGCCGCTCTCGACATTTTTGAGAACGAAACCACTGCATTAAGGTCGCTGGCTCGATATAGTATTGTCAGAGACCACTGA